One Bubalus bubalis isolate 160015118507 breed Murrah chromosome 10, NDDB_SH_1, whole genome shotgun sequence genomic window carries:
- the PHF10 gene encoding PHD finger protein 10 isoform X2, translating into MAAAGGPGTALSPRPCDSDPATPGAQSPKDDHEDTSNDGTQPSKRRRMGSGDSCRSCDTAGQDPGFSYYPAENLIEYKWPPDETGEYYMLQEQVSEYLGVTSFKRKYPERRDLSHKEKLYLRELNVITETQCTLGLTALRSDEVIDLMIKEYPAKHAEYSVILQEKERQRITDHYKEYSQMQQQNTQKVEASKVPEYIKKAAKKAAEFNSNLNRERMEERRAYFDLQTHVIQVPQGKYKVLPTERTKVSSYPVALIPGQFQEYYKRYSPDELRYLPLNTALYEPPLDPELPALESDGDSDDAEDGRGDEKRKSKGTSDSSSGNVSEGEGLPEGQEEPLPGRQRPRDKAAAPRKDASKRSVLSKSVPGYKPKVIPNALCGICLKGKESSRRGKAEPLVHCSQCDNSGHPSCLDMTMELVSMIKTYPWQCMECKTCIICGQPHHEEEMMFCDVCDRGYHTFCVGLGAIPSGRWICDCCQRAPPTPRKVGRRGKNSKEG; encoded by the exons ATGGCGGCGGCGGGCGGCCCCGGGACGGCGCTGTCTCCGCGGCCGTGCGACAGCGACCCGGCCACCCCCGGAGCGCAGTCCCCGAAG GATGATCATGAAGATACTTCAAATGATGGGACCCAGCCGTCCAAACGGAGGCGGATGGGCTCTGGAGACAGCTGCAGGAGCTGCGACACGGCCGGCCAGGATCCTGG CTTTAGCTACTATCCAGCAGAAAATTTGATAGAGTACAAGTGGCCACCTGATGAAACAGGAGAATACTATATGCTTCAAGAACAAGTCAGTGAATATTTGGGTGTGACCTCCTTTAAACGGAAATATCCAG AGCGACGAGATTTGTCTCATAAGGAGAAATTGTACCTGAGAGAGCTAAACGTCATCACGGAGACGCAGTGCACTCTAG GTTTAACAGCGTTGCGCAGTGATGAAGTAATTGATTTAATGATAAAAGAATATCCAGCCAAACATGCTGAATATTCTGTTATTCTACAGGAAAAAGAACGCCAACGAATTACAGATCACTATAAAGAGTATTCT caaatGCAACAACAGAATACTCAGAAAGTTGAAGCCAGCAAAGTGCCTGAGTACATTAAGAAAGCTGCGAAAAAAGCAGCTGAATTTAACAGCAACTTAAACCGGGAGCGAATGGAAGAGAGGAGAGCTTATTTTGACCTACAGACACAC GTTATCCAGGTGCCTCAAGGGAAGTACAAAGTGCTACCAACAGAGCGAACCAAGGTCAGTTCTTACCCGGTGGCCCTCATCCCCGGACAGTTCCAGGAATATTACAAAAG GTACTCGCCGGATGAGCTGCGGTATTTGCCATTAAACACAGCGCTTTACGAGCCCCCCCTCGACCCTGAGCTCCCCGCTCTTGAGAGcgatggtgactcagatgatgcCGAAGATGGTCGAGGTGATGAGAAACGGAAAAGCAAAGGCACTTCG GACAGCTCCTCTGGCAACGTGTCCGAGGGGGAAGGCCTTCCCGAAGGCCAGGAGGAGCCTTTGCCAGGAAGACAGAGGCCCAGGGACAAGGCTGCCGCTCCACGCAAAGATGCTTCCAAACGTTCTGTACTGTCCAAGTCAGTTCCTGGGTACAAG CCAAAGGTCATTCCAAATGCTCTGTGTGGGATTTGTCTGAAGGGTAAGGAGTCCAGCAGGAGAGGGAAGGCTGAGCCGCTTGTGCACTGCTCCCAGTGTGATAACAGTG GCCATCCTTCTTGCCTGGATATGACCATGGAGCTTGTTTCTATGATTAAGACCTACCCATGGCAGTGTATGGAGTGTAAGACTTGCATTATATGTGGACAACCCCACCACGAAGAAGAAATGATGTTCTGTGATGTTTGTGACAGAGGTTATCATACTTTTTGTGTGGGCCTTGGTGCTATCCCATCAg GTCGCTGGATTTGTGACTGTTGTCAGCGAGCACCCCCAACACCCAGGAAAGTGGGCAGAAGGGGGAAAAACAGCAAAGAGGGATAG
- the PHF10 gene encoding PHD finger protein 10 isoform X1, protein MAAAGGPGTALSPRPCDSDPATPGAQSPKDDHEDTSNDGTQPSKRRRMGSGDSCRSCDTAGQDPGFSYYPAENLIEYKWPPDETGEYYMLQEQVSEYLGVTSFKRKYPDLERRDLSHKEKLYLRELNVITETQCTLGLTALRSDEVIDLMIKEYPAKHAEYSVILQEKERQRITDHYKEYSQMQQQNTQKVEASKVPEYIKKAAKKAAEFNSNLNRERMEERRAYFDLQTHVIQVPQGKYKVLPTERTKVSSYPVALIPGQFQEYYKRYSPDELRYLPLNTALYEPPLDPELPALESDGDSDDAEDGRGDEKRKSKGTSDSSSGNVSEGEGLPEGQEEPLPGRQRPRDKAAAPRKDASKRSVLSKSVPGYKPKVIPNALCGICLKGKESSRRGKAEPLVHCSQCDNSGHPSCLDMTMELVSMIKTYPWQCMECKTCIICGQPHHEEEMMFCDVCDRGYHTFCVGLGAIPSGRWICDCCQRAPPTPRKVGRRGKNSKEG, encoded by the exons ATGGCGGCGGCGGGCGGCCCCGGGACGGCGCTGTCTCCGCGGCCGTGCGACAGCGACCCGGCCACCCCCGGAGCGCAGTCCCCGAAG GATGATCATGAAGATACTTCAAATGATGGGACCCAGCCGTCCAAACGGAGGCGGATGGGCTCTGGAGACAGCTGCAGGAGCTGCGACACGGCCGGCCAGGATCCTGG CTTTAGCTACTATCCAGCAGAAAATTTGATAGAGTACAAGTGGCCACCTGATGAAACAGGAGAATACTATATGCTTCAAGAACAAGTCAGTGAATATTTGGGTGTGACCTCCTTTAAACGGAAATATCCAG attTAGAGCGACGAGATTTGTCTCATAAGGAGAAATTGTACCTGAGAGAGCTAAACGTCATCACGGAGACGCAGTGCACTCTAG GTTTAACAGCGTTGCGCAGTGATGAAGTAATTGATTTAATGATAAAAGAATATCCAGCCAAACATGCTGAATATTCTGTTATTCTACAGGAAAAAGAACGCCAACGAATTACAGATCACTATAAAGAGTATTCT caaatGCAACAACAGAATACTCAGAAAGTTGAAGCCAGCAAAGTGCCTGAGTACATTAAGAAAGCTGCGAAAAAAGCAGCTGAATTTAACAGCAACTTAAACCGGGAGCGAATGGAAGAGAGGAGAGCTTATTTTGACCTACAGACACAC GTTATCCAGGTGCCTCAAGGGAAGTACAAAGTGCTACCAACAGAGCGAACCAAGGTCAGTTCTTACCCGGTGGCCCTCATCCCCGGACAGTTCCAGGAATATTACAAAAG GTACTCGCCGGATGAGCTGCGGTATTTGCCATTAAACACAGCGCTTTACGAGCCCCCCCTCGACCCTGAGCTCCCCGCTCTTGAGAGcgatggtgactcagatgatgcCGAAGATGGTCGAGGTGATGAGAAACGGAAAAGCAAAGGCACTTCG GACAGCTCCTCTGGCAACGTGTCCGAGGGGGAAGGCCTTCCCGAAGGCCAGGAGGAGCCTTTGCCAGGAAGACAGAGGCCCAGGGACAAGGCTGCCGCTCCACGCAAAGATGCTTCCAAACGTTCTGTACTGTCCAAGTCAGTTCCTGGGTACAAG CCAAAGGTCATTCCAAATGCTCTGTGTGGGATTTGTCTGAAGGGTAAGGAGTCCAGCAGGAGAGGGAAGGCTGAGCCGCTTGTGCACTGCTCCCAGTGTGATAACAGTG GCCATCCTTCTTGCCTGGATATGACCATGGAGCTTGTTTCTATGATTAAGACCTACCCATGGCAGTGTATGGAGTGTAAGACTTGCATTATATGTGGACAACCCCACCACGAAGAAGAAATGATGTTCTGTGATGTTTGTGACAGAGGTTATCATACTTTTTGTGTGGGCCTTGGTGCTATCCCATCAg GTCGCTGGATTTGTGACTGTTGTCAGCGAGCACCCCCAACACCCAGGAAAGTGGGCAGAAGGGGGAAAAACAGCAAAGAGGGATAG
- the PHF10 gene encoding PHD finger protein 10 isoform X3, which yields MHVLTLEDDHEDTSNDGTQPSKRRRMGSGDSCRSCDTAGQDPGFSYYPAENLIEYKWPPDETGEYYMLQEQVSEYLGVTSFKRKYPDLERRDLSHKEKLYLRELNVITETQCTLGLTALRSDEVIDLMIKEYPAKHAEYSVILQEKERQRITDHYKEYSQMQQQNTQKVEASKVPEYIKKAAKKAAEFNSNLNRERMEERRAYFDLQTHVIQVPQGKYKVLPTERTKVSSYPVALIPGQFQEYYKRYSPDELRYLPLNTALYEPPLDPELPALESDGDSDDAEDGRGDEKRKSKGTSDSSSGNVSEGEGLPEGQEEPLPGRQRPRDKAAAPRKDASKRSVLSKSVPGYKPKVIPNALCGICLKGKESSRRGKAEPLVHCSQCDNSGHPSCLDMTMELVSMIKTYPWQCMECKTCIICGQPHHEEEMMFCDVCDRGYHTFCVGLGAIPSGRWICDCCQRAPPTPRKVGRRGKNSKEG from the exons ATGCACGTGCTGACTTTAGAG GATGATCATGAAGATACTTCAAATGATGGGACCCAGCCGTCCAAACGGAGGCGGATGGGCTCTGGAGACAGCTGCAGGAGCTGCGACACGGCCGGCCAGGATCCTGG CTTTAGCTACTATCCAGCAGAAAATTTGATAGAGTACAAGTGGCCACCTGATGAAACAGGAGAATACTATATGCTTCAAGAACAAGTCAGTGAATATTTGGGTGTGACCTCCTTTAAACGGAAATATCCAG attTAGAGCGACGAGATTTGTCTCATAAGGAGAAATTGTACCTGAGAGAGCTAAACGTCATCACGGAGACGCAGTGCACTCTAG GTTTAACAGCGTTGCGCAGTGATGAAGTAATTGATTTAATGATAAAAGAATATCCAGCCAAACATGCTGAATATTCTGTTATTCTACAGGAAAAAGAACGCCAACGAATTACAGATCACTATAAAGAGTATTCT caaatGCAACAACAGAATACTCAGAAAGTTGAAGCCAGCAAAGTGCCTGAGTACATTAAGAAAGCTGCGAAAAAAGCAGCTGAATTTAACAGCAACTTAAACCGGGAGCGAATGGAAGAGAGGAGAGCTTATTTTGACCTACAGACACAC GTTATCCAGGTGCCTCAAGGGAAGTACAAAGTGCTACCAACAGAGCGAACCAAGGTCAGTTCTTACCCGGTGGCCCTCATCCCCGGACAGTTCCAGGAATATTACAAAAG GTACTCGCCGGATGAGCTGCGGTATTTGCCATTAAACACAGCGCTTTACGAGCCCCCCCTCGACCCTGAGCTCCCCGCTCTTGAGAGcgatggtgactcagatgatgcCGAAGATGGTCGAGGTGATGAGAAACGGAAAAGCAAAGGCACTTCG GACAGCTCCTCTGGCAACGTGTCCGAGGGGGAAGGCCTTCCCGAAGGCCAGGAGGAGCCTTTGCCAGGAAGACAGAGGCCCAGGGACAAGGCTGCCGCTCCACGCAAAGATGCTTCCAAACGTTCTGTACTGTCCAAGTCAGTTCCTGGGTACAAG CCAAAGGTCATTCCAAATGCTCTGTGTGGGATTTGTCTGAAGGGTAAGGAGTCCAGCAGGAGAGGGAAGGCTGAGCCGCTTGTGCACTGCTCCCAGTGTGATAACAGTG GCCATCCTTCTTGCCTGGATATGACCATGGAGCTTGTTTCTATGATTAAGACCTACCCATGGCAGTGTATGGAGTGTAAGACTTGCATTATATGTGGACAACCCCACCACGAAGAAGAAATGATGTTCTGTGATGTTTGTGACAGAGGTTATCATACTTTTTGTGTGGGCCTTGGTGCTATCCCATCAg GTCGCTGGATTTGTGACTGTTGTCAGCGAGCACCCCCAACACCCAGGAAAGTGGGCAGAAGGGGGAAAAACAGCAAAGAGGGATAG
- the C10H6orf120 gene encoding UPF0669 protein C6orf120 homolog, with product MAAPWKGALLLLLASQAVSSAQASDEEEVPEGWVLLHVVQGQVGAGNYSYLRLNHEGKIVLRMRSLRGDADLYVSDSTLHPSFDEYELQSATCGADAVSIPAHFRRPVGIGVYGHPSHLESAFEMKVYYDATLEPHPFGETAYSDGTDASRKHAYAPEDASQEEESVLWTILISILKLVLEILF from the coding sequence ATGGCCGCTCCGTGGAAGGGCGCGCTTCTGCTGCTCCTCGCGTCGCAGGCCGTCTCCTCGGCGCAGGCCTCGGACGAGGAGGAGGTGCCCGAGGGCTGGGTCCTCCTGCACGTCGTGCAGGGTCAGGTAGGAGCCGGGAACTACAGCTACCTGAGGTTAAACCACGAGGGGAAGATCGTCCTCAGGATGCGCAGCCTGCGGGGCGACGCGGACCTGTACGTGTCCGACAGCACGCTGCACCCCAGCTTCGACGAGTACGAGCTGCAGTCGGCCACGTGCGGCGCCGACGCCGTCTCCATCCCCGCGCACTTCCGGCGGCCCGTGGGCATCGGTGTCTACGGGCACCCGTCCCACCTCGAGAGCGCGTTCGAGATGAAGGTCTACTACGACGCGACGCTCGAGCCGCATCCGTTCGGTGAAACCGCCTATTCGGACGGTACTGATGCGAGTCGCAAGCACGCCTATGCCCCGGAAGACGCGTCTCAAGAAGAGGAGTCGGTGCTTTGGACGATATTAATTAGTATTTTGAAGTTGGTACTTGAGATTCTTTTTTGA